A single region of the candidate division KSB1 bacterium genome encodes:
- a CDS encoding tetratricopeptide repeat protein: MRLPCSIAFLVLGLSLVAQSDPLARFDEGLRLYRENKIDGAVSAWESILQSGEASGPTYFNLGNAYFRKGDYGRSILYYERARADLPRERDLQANLEEARRRIVDRIDPPIRLAIWNWVDALRDTLTLRELAAALQALGVIAALVAALRLLQPWWARRIVQRVMVASLGLFILAGAWYGWRAVVELQPRGVIMAEKTDVYSAPDDGSKQLFALHNGTSVKIGETLTGWTRIALVDGRQGWISAADLEKI; this comes from the coding sequence ATGAGGCTACCGTGCTCGATCGCATTCCTGGTGTTGGGACTATCCCTTGTTGCGCAGTCCGATCCGCTCGCGAGATTCGACGAAGGGCTGCGCCTGTATCGCGAAAACAAGATCGACGGTGCGGTCAGCGCGTGGGAAAGCATCCTCCAATCCGGGGAGGCCAGCGGTCCGACGTATTTCAATCTCGGGAACGCCTATTTCCGCAAGGGCGACTATGGCCGGTCAATTCTCTACTACGAACGGGCGCGAGCCGACCTGCCGCGAGAGCGGGATCTGCAGGCGAATCTCGAGGAAGCAAGACGACGGATTGTGGATCGGATCGACCCCCCGATCCGGCTGGCGATCTGGAATTGGGTCGATGCGCTGCGGGACACGCTCACGCTGCGGGAGTTGGCCGCGGCGCTGCAGGCGCTGGGCGTGATTGCAGCCCTGGTTGCCGCGCTTCGTCTGCTGCAGCCGTGGTGGGCCCGGCGGATCGTCCAGCGAGTGATGGTCGCATCCTTGGGACTGTTCATACTGGCGGGTGCCTGGTACGGCTGGCGGGCGGTGGTTGAGCTGCAGCCGCGCGGTGTCATTATGGCCGAAAAGACCGACGTCTACTCCGCCCCCGATGACGGCAGCAAACAGTTGTTTGCCCTGCACAACGGTACTTCAGTCAAAATCGGCGAAACCCTGACAGGCTGGACTCGCATCGCGCTCGTCGATGGCCGGCAGGGGTGGATCAGCGCAGCCGACTTGGAGAAGATATGA